One genomic segment of Salinigranum rubrum includes these proteins:
- a CDS encoding lysylphosphatidylglycerol synthase transmembrane domain-containing protein, with the protein MKSETNGGSTLVPRMGSLLRKHGVELTVLLGVAVFFGLIVAGDAEAVRRTFSAFDWTILFVVAGLTTGGFAFRFLKWEYYLRRLGIDVPLATSLLVFVSGLMMVITPMKGGGVWKGWLLKDTEDVPISRVIPVVFAERATDLLALSALAAIGIVLYNRSAVVVVGLVAAFVGIVLLVQWRAFCLTVLEWVGSLPVVGRYTDPLRIAYEDSYALFQLRPLTISYVLSLFAWTTEGISLWFVLRGFDVPAEPLFALSVFGIGSVVGGVSMLPGGLGAAEASIAGLLLAFGYSAAVATSATIVVRVGTLWYGAVFGAVGFGVFKLWRARS; encoded by the coding sequence ATGAAATCCGAGACGAACGGGGGTAGTACGTTGGTTCCCCGGATGGGTAGTCTCCTCCGGAAACACGGTGTGGAACTCACGGTCCTCCTCGGAGTCGCCGTGTTCTTCGGTCTCATCGTCGCCGGCGACGCCGAGGCGGTTCGACGGACGTTCAGCGCGTTCGACTGGACCATCCTCTTCGTTGTCGCGGGCCTGACCACGGGCGGGTTCGCGTTTCGCTTTCTCAAGTGGGAGTACTACCTCCGTCGCCTCGGCATAGACGTGCCACTCGCTACGAGCCTCCTCGTCTTCGTCAGCGGGCTGATGATGGTCATCACACCGATGAAGGGCGGGGGCGTCTGGAAAGGGTGGCTCCTGAAAGACACCGAGGACGTGCCCATCAGTCGCGTCATCCCGGTGGTCTTTGCCGAGCGCGCGACTGACCTCTTAGCGCTGTCCGCGCTCGCGGCCATCGGTATCGTCCTCTACAACCGGTCGGCGGTGGTCGTCGTCGGACTCGTTGCCGCGTTCGTCGGTATCGTCCTCCTCGTGCAGTGGCGGGCGTTCTGCCTCACCGTCTTGGAGTGGGTCGGATCCCTTCCGGTCGTCGGGAGGTACACAGACCCCTTGAGAATCGCGTACGAGGACTCGTACGCGTTATTTCAGCTCCGCCCGCTCACGATTTCGTACGTTCTGAGTCTCTTCGCGTGGACGACCGAGGGAATCAGCCTTTGGTTCGTGCTTCGTGGGTTCGACGTGCCCGCAGAGCCACTCTTCGCGTTGTCCGTTTTTGGGATTGGGTCCGTCGTTGGCGGGGTGAGCATGCTCCCCGGCGGACTGGGGGCTGCCGAGGCGAGCATCGCCGGTCTCCTGCTTGCGTTCGGATACTCGGCTGCAGTCGCTACGAGCGCGACGATCGTCGTCCGCGTCGGGACGCTCTGGTACGGTGCGGTCTTCGGAGCTGTCGGATTCGGAGTGTTCAAACTCTGGCGAGCGCGCTCGTGA
- a CDS encoding DUF2206 domain-containing protein, whose product MVVLNFSLPLLGIAEPLTLINVLWGLGGVNTCLVIILSTVSATDERNPVVTRDAFPSLKVLTIGGLLLLSAVMGTSVLLNDLGFPVSNILLLLTISSLPIVAVFVDESKTRVMIVWIASIAILLNMNLVSSYIWGWDIHRELFISNEVLRQSYWNYQYQFNINTMLTYAVLAPTLELVLGLDIVWVFKLVYPVLFSLVPVGIYYVSKGVFKDATVATLAPFVFIFYYGFFKNMPHKHYIAEIFIVTLLVVAFEERMRTTWKRPLLLLVAAGMIASHYGSAILVFGILTLVGIASVVVPFRGTRTVNYVFNLWFLSIVGIMLTYWYLQIGDGIMANYIVARGVMTAQSIPEFLTSPPTRSGAGYVTKGRSTLLWQIYKVSSILLVGAIGLGVAATSIRAAKEQLLRVRKSSDARPVPLSNISAPYAMLGVLAFGLTGSSVILTFGMGFDRIFQLMLVFLSPFFVVGVKLLIDTVAYLTSVRPGRIKSALAVSTALYLGLYLTVSSGAAFVIVGEPAPPYSINITEENQEWRVYSDSETKSLDWVDRYAGEGGPAVYNPGGHLGTREGVLLTGRFPPSEIDSLSRYGPPPGSLLLISQQHNATSSPSVESRVSRVFVSDETSLFWASS is encoded by the coding sequence GTGGTTGTGCTGAACTTTTCACTCCCACTGCTTGGAATCGCCGAACCACTCACGCTAATCAACGTTCTTTGGGGTTTAGGCGGCGTGAACACGTGTCTGGTGATTATACTCTCGACCGTGAGTGCAACCGATGAGCGTAATCCGGTCGTAACGAGAGACGCCTTTCCTTCCCTGAAGGTGCTGACGATCGGTGGCCTGCTGCTTTTGTCCGCGGTTATGGGAACGTCCGTTCTTCTCAACGACCTGGGTTTTCCCGTTTCCAACATCCTCCTTCTACTGACAATATCGAGTTTACCGATTGTGGCCGTGTTCGTTGATGAATCGAAAACTAGGGTGATGATCGTCTGGATTGCATCGATCGCGATTCTTCTGAACATGAATCTCGTTTCTTCGTATATCTGGGGGTGGGACATCCATCGGGAGTTGTTCATCTCCAACGAAGTCCTCCGACAGAGTTACTGGAACTACCAGTACCAATTCAACATCAACACCATGCTGACGTACGCAGTTCTGGCGCCGACACTTGAGTTGGTTCTTGGACTCGACATCGTCTGGGTGTTCAAGCTGGTGTACCCGGTTCTCTTCTCGCTGGTCCCTGTCGGCATCTATTACGTGTCGAAAGGGGTGTTCAAAGACGCGACCGTCGCTACCCTCGCCCCCTTCGTCTTCATCTTTTACTACGGATTCTTCAAAAACATGCCACACAAACACTACATCGCTGAGATCTTTATCGTGACGCTGCTGGTCGTGGCGTTCGAAGAAAGAATGCGAACCACTTGGAAGAGGCCGCTTCTCCTCCTCGTCGCGGCCGGCATGATAGCCTCGCATTACGGATCAGCAATACTGGTATTCGGTATTCTGACGCTAGTCGGAATAGCCAGCGTCGTGGTTCCGTTCCGCGGTACGCGAACGGTCAACTACGTGTTCAATCTCTGGTTTTTGAGCATCGTCGGAATCATGTTGACTTACTGGTATTTACAGATAGGGGATGGTATCATGGCCAATTACATCGTGGCGCGGGGCGTAATGACCGCTCAATCCATTCCGGAGTTCCTCACGTCCCCTCCGACCCGGAGCGGCGCCGGGTACGTAACCAAGGGGCGTTCTACACTACTCTGGCAGATTTACAAGGTATCCAGCATCTTGCTGGTAGGCGCCATAGGGCTCGGCGTTGCAGCGACGAGTATTCGAGCGGCTAAAGAGCAGTTGTTGAGGGTCAGGAAGAGCAGTGATGCGAGACCAGTTCCGCTTTCTAATATATCCGCCCCGTACGCGATGCTCGGTGTACTGGCCTTCGGTCTTACTGGATCCTCGGTAATACTCACGTTCGGAATGGGATTCGATCGGATCTTCCAGCTGATGTTGGTTTTCCTCTCGCCGTTCTTCGTCGTAGGTGTGAAACTCTTGATTGACACCGTGGCCTACCTGACGTCCGTGAGGCCTGGCCGGATCAAGAGCGCTCTCGCTGTTTCCACGGCGTTGTATCTCGGTCTGTATCTCACGGTGAGTTCCGGAGCCGCGTTCGTAATCGTGGGTGAACCTGCTCCCCCATACAGTATCAACATCACCGAGGAAAATCAAGAGTGGCGTGTTTACTCCGACTCCGAGACTAAATCACTCGATTGGGTCGATCGGTACGCGGGCGAGGGTGGCCCTGCGGTGTACAATCCGGGAGGCCATCTGGGTACCAGGGAAGGCGTGTTACTCACGGGCAGATTCCCACCTTCCGAAATCGACTCGCTCTCACGGTACGGCCCTCCTCCAGGGTCGCTGCTGTTGATCTCTCAGCAGCATAACGCGACGTCAAGTCCAAGTGTCGAGTCCCGGGTCTCAAGGGTTTTCGTCTCGGATGAGACGAGTCTGTTTTGGGCTTCGTCGTAA
- a CDS encoding NAD-dependent epimerase/dehydratase family protein produces the protein MSILVTGAPGWLGNELIARLDDSAEEIRCLTLPGVDTTPLDSYDVDVYYGDITDQESLDEAYTDGVDTVFHCAGIIHPPKLLGVDMFYDINTRGTRNMLEGARQHGADHFVYISSNAAQGFNDSRDELMTEGMPCRPESPYGRSKYLAEEHVRGYEREYGIDYTVVRPCWYYGPGQPERMDTLMEMIAEGNPIMFGDGTNLRSMTYIPKLVEALQLVMEQSSTAKGETYWIADEKPYTTNHIYETIARLIGVVDSYSPRRVPKVASQVLEVADKTFAKLGVYEKNVHVGGEMSRTIACDVTKAKEELGYEPATDLESGMRESIEWAWEHGGLDV, from the coding sequence ATGAGTATCCTCGTTACGGGTGCCCCGGGTTGGCTCGGGAACGAGCTCATCGCCCGTCTCGATGACTCTGCAGAGGAAATTCGGTGTCTCACGCTCCCCGGAGTCGACACGACCCCGCTCGACTCCTACGACGTCGACGTCTACTACGGGGACATCACTGATCAGGAGTCTCTCGACGAGGCCTACACCGATGGAGTCGATACGGTTTTTCACTGTGCGGGCATCATCCATCCGCCGAAGCTCCTCGGAGTCGATATGTTCTACGACATCAACACCCGGGGAACGCGCAACATGCTCGAAGGCGCTCGGCAACACGGAGCGGACCACTTTGTCTACATCTCCTCGAACGCGGCCCAGGGATTCAACGATTCGCGCGACGAACTGATGACCGAAGGCATGCCGTGCCGACCGGAGAGCCCCTACGGACGCTCGAAGTACCTCGCCGAGGAACACGTCCGTGGGTACGAGCGCGAGTACGGCATCGACTACACCGTGGTCCGACCCTGCTGGTACTACGGACCGGGCCAGCCAGAACGGATGGATACCCTGATGGAGATGATCGCCGAGGGGAACCCCATCATGTTCGGTGACGGGACGAACCTGCGGAGTATGACGTACATCCCCAAGCTGGTCGAAGCCCTGCAGCTCGTCATGGAGCAGTCGTCGACGGCCAAGGGTGAGACGTACTGGATCGCCGACGAGAAACCGTACACGACGAACCACATCTACGAGACCATCGCTCGGCTGATAGGCGTCGTCGACAGCTACAGTCCTCGCCGCGTCCCGAAGGTCGCGTCACAGGTACTTGAGGTCGCGGACAAGACGTTCGCGAAGCTCGGGGTATACGAGAAGAACGTCCACGTCGGCGGGGAGATGAGCCGAACCATCGCGTGTGACGTGACGAAGGCAAAAGAGGAACTGGGCTACGAACCGGCCACTGATCTCGAATCGGGCATGCGCGAGAGCATCGAATGGGCATGGGAGCACGGAGGGCTCGACGTATAA
- a CDS encoding UbiA prenyltransferase family protein produces the protein MSDESLTYSGTASSTVTGIVYSLRPWQWYKQLIIFVPVVFSFQYFDPLDVAIWLRVVVGATVFSLTAGCVYIVNDIMDIKEDRNHPRKKHRPIASGRVSVAVAAGVAFPGLVAGPAVGWVIDPAFGFLLVVYVVQNALYSVGLKDYIFVDLLILGVGFVIRAIAGVVLVGAPISPWLVLCTFLTALLLGTGKRRAELGSVENGEDIRQSLDDYSGELLQVMFISVCAVLLVSYSLYTFFVRSDAMMLTIPFALYAVFRYGYLTIEKGMKQPERMFVDRPMMVNLLLWALVTFAVLYFLPVKTVDEFQAIMFS, from the coding sequence ATGAGTGACGAGTCGTTGACCTACAGCGGGACAGCCAGCTCCACCGTCACGGGAATCGTCTACTCGCTTCGTCCGTGGCAGTGGTACAAGCAGCTCATCATCTTCGTCCCGGTCGTGTTCTCGTTTCAGTACTTCGATCCGCTTGACGTCGCCATCTGGCTCCGCGTCGTGGTCGGGGCTACCGTCTTCTCACTCACGGCTGGCTGTGTGTATATCGTCAACGACATCATGGACATCAAGGAGGACCGGAATCACCCGCGAAAGAAACACCGTCCGATCGCGAGCGGACGGGTGAGCGTTGCCGTCGCGGCAGGGGTCGCGTTTCCTGGATTGGTCGCTGGGCCGGCCGTTGGCTGGGTCATCGATCCGGCGTTCGGGTTCCTCCTCGTCGTGTACGTCGTGCAGAACGCGCTGTACAGTGTAGGGCTGAAAGACTATATTTTCGTTGACCTCCTCATCCTCGGCGTCGGCTTCGTGATCCGCGCGATTGCCGGGGTCGTCCTCGTCGGTGCCCCCATCAGCCCGTGGCTCGTGCTGTGTACGTTCTTGACTGCGCTGCTTCTCGGGACTGGAAAGCGACGGGCTGAGCTTGGTAGCGTGGAGAATGGCGAAGACATCCGACAGAGCTTGGACGATTACTCAGGTGAGTTACTGCAGGTCATGTTCATCAGCGTGTGTGCCGTCCTGTTGGTCTCGTACTCGTTGTACACGTTCTTCGTCCGCTCAGATGCGATGATGCTCACGATTCCGTTCGCGCTCTATGCCGTATTCCGGTACGGGTATTTGACCATCGAGAAGGGCATGAAACAGCCCGAGCGGATGTTCGTCGACCGGCCGATGATGGTCAATCTGCTGTTGTGGGCGCTGGTGACGTTTGCCGTGTTGTATTTCCTCCCAGTGAAAACGGTCGACGAGTTTCAGGCGATCATGTTCTCGTAG
- a CDS encoding PHP domain-containing protein, with product MTRRYDLQVHTDASPCSDTAPRAVVTAAVEAGLDGIAITDHDTVENTAVVERLAPASFNVISGVEVTTTQGHLLALDVEAPPPQTTPVEVIEWIHDHGGVAVLSHPFDTLRQYYTENLQEIATLVDAVEGINSRCVFPQFNRRAQSFAVAHSLPITGGSDAHFPREVGRAYTKCEGDLIDSIRSNEVRACGRGGYLSGHVATKIHQARTALSR from the coding sequence ATGACGCGACGGTACGATCTACAGGTCCACACGGACGCCTCGCCCTGCTCGGACACCGCGCCGAGAGCAGTCGTGACTGCGGCGGTCGAGGCTGGTCTCGACGGAATTGCGATCACGGACCACGACACCGTCGAGAACACCGCGGTAGTCGAACGTCTTGCACCAGCGTCGTTCAACGTTATCTCCGGGGTCGAGGTAACGACGACACAGGGTCACCTCCTCGCACTCGACGTCGAAGCCCCCCCACCGCAGACGACTCCGGTAGAAGTCATCGAGTGGATCCACGACCACGGTGGTGTCGCCGTCCTCTCGCACCCGTTCGACACCCTTCGACAGTACTACACTGAGAACCTGCAGGAGATCGCGACACTCGTCGACGCGGTGGAGGGGATCAACTCCCGGTGTGTCTTCCCACAGTTTAATCGACGCGCACAGTCGTTCGCGGTCGCACACTCGCTCCCGATCACAGGTGGGAGCGACGCACATTTCCCACGAGAGGTGGGACGAGCGTACACGAAGTGTGAGGGAGACCTCATCGATTCAATCCGGAGTAACGAAGTCCGAGCGTGCGGTCGTGGTGGCTATCTCTCCGGCCACGTCGCGACGAAGATACACCAGGCACGGACGGCACTCTCACGATGA
- a CDS encoding glycosyltransferase, with the protein MTFLGFLDDYKDVLGHMRAVRVFASPSTREVFGIIRAEAMAAVCTVIAADHPTSAVGEVVDDAGYLVEPTVDGVAEALDHALSGERPPTTPTEHATRYDWDTVAKQAEEVYQRAIDTR; encoded by the coding sequence GTGACCTTCCTCGGGTTCCTCGACGATTACAAGGACGTCCTCGGCCACATGCGTGCTGTTCGCGTTTTCGCCTCGCCGTCGACGCGAGAAGTCTTTGGAATCATCCGCGCCGAAGCGATGGCCGCAGTCTGTACTGTCATCGCAGCGGATCACCCCACTTCAGCAGTGGGTGAAGTAGTCGACGACGCAGGATACCTCGTCGAGCCGACGGTCGATGGCGTAGCTGAGGCACTGGACCACGCACTGTCGGGAGAACGACCACCGACCACTCCGACAGAACATGCGACACGGTACGACTGGGATACGGTTGCGAAGCAGGCCGAGGAAGTGTATCAGCGAGCAATCGACACCCGATAA